A DNA window from Eretmochelys imbricata isolate rEreImb1 chromosome 3, rEreImb1.hap1, whole genome shotgun sequence contains the following coding sequences:
- the OST4 gene encoding dolichyl-diphosphooligosaccharide--protein glycosyltransferase subunit 4, whose product MITDVQLAIFANMLGVSLFLLVVLYHYVAVNNPKKQE is encoded by the coding sequence ATGATCACCGACGTGCAGCTCGCCATCTTCGCCAACATGCTGGGCGTGTCGCTCTTCCTGCTCGTGGTGCTCTACCACTACGTGGCCGTCAACAACCCCAAGAAGCAGGAGTGA